A region of Campylobacter armoricus DNA encodes the following proteins:
- a CDS encoding DUF2920 family protein: MLINKTYFIDSCDDVELNIKRESKLEYRITFNDSKKMKAIVFVIGGYGANANMHFLESYRKFIAKKFDVVVVNVLYHCFCQRRSDVDRYSATTTFMEEDLVHLKLALENLHIDISNLNTCNAWQYYEYLNQTISNLKEQNLLDQNYQAHFTSTFIPPNNEYQNFGIMAAIDHINALKDIMKNYPEFKSLPKIYGGGSYGGYLALMCAKIAPWYVDGVIDNSGAGLPPIKYFLGRDFGKEDYKFNDPNTLIFCNLKTHWTRKDPNSPYYFADENYLIRALSNQTHLILQAQKNKGIIYISYHSAKDDLTPAEYKIQMCEILKALDYDITFHLIDEKDIDGKYIKDLTHGCGIPDKALFNKELPKILEKLKDKTFTMKEDSISYPCKNKVFTFKDKDDKFVLEII; the protein is encoded by the coding sequence ATGCTTATTAATAAAACATATTTTATAGACTCTTGTGATGATGTAGAATTAAATATAAAAAGAGAATCTAAATTAGAATATAGAATTACTTTCAATGATAGCAAAAAAATGAAAGCTATAGTTTTTGTTATAGGCGGTTATGGAGCAAATGCTAATATGCATTTTTTAGAAAGTTATAGAAAATTTATAGCTAAAAAATTTGATGTAGTTGTGGTAAATGTTTTGTATCATTGTTTTTGTCAGAGAAGATCTGATGTGGATAGATATAGTGCCACCACTACTTTTATGGAAGAAGATTTAGTGCATTTAAAATTAGCATTAGAGAATTTACATATTGATATAAGCAATTTAAATACTTGTAATGCTTGGCAATATTATGAGTACTTAAATCAAACTATTTCTAATTTAAAAGAACAAAATCTATTAGATCAAAATTATCAAGCACATTTTACTTCTACATTTATCCCGCCTAACAATGAATATCAAAATTTTGGCATAATGGCTGCAATTGATCATATCAATGCTTTAAAAGATATTATGAAAAATTATCCTGAGTTTAAATCTTTACCTAAGATTTATGGGGGGGGGTCTTATGGAGGTTATCTAGCTTTAATGTGTGCTAAGATAGCTCCTTGGTATGTAGATGGAGTGATAGATAATTCAGGAGCAGGGTTGCCGCCTATAAAATATTTCCTAGGAAGAGATTTTGGCAAAGAAGACTATAAATTTAATGATCCTAATACTTTAATTTTTTGCAATTTAAAAACTCACTGGACTCGCAAAGATCCAAATTCACCTTATTATTTTGCTGATGAAAATTATCTAATAAGAGCTTTATCTAATCAAACTCATCTCATCTTACAAGCTCAAAAAAACAAAGGCATTATTTATATAAGCTATCATAGTGCTAAAGATGATTTAACCCCTGCTGAGTATAAAATACAAATGTGTGAAATTTTAAAAGCTTTGGATTATGACATAACTTTTCATTTAATTGATGAAAAAGATATAGATGGAAAATATATTAAAGATTTAACTCATGGTTGTGGAATTCCTGATAAAGCTTTATTCAACAAAGAACTACCAAAAATACTTGAAAAATTAAAAGATAAAACTTTCACAATGAAAGAAGATAGTATAAGTTATCCTTGTAAAAACAAAGTTTTTACTTTTAAGGATAAAGATGATAAATTTGTTTTAGAAATAATTTAA
- the pstB gene encoding phosphate ABC transporter ATP-binding protein PstB — MIAKTTNLNLFYGKKQALFDINMEIQKNKITALIGASGCGKSTFLRCFNRMNDKIAKIDGLVEVNKKDVKNQDVVVLRKNVGMVFQQPNVFVKSIYDNISYAPKLHGMIKNKDEEDALVEDCLKKVGLFEEVKDKLKQNALALSGGQQQRLCIARALAIKPKLLLLDEPTSALDPISSSVIEELIKELSHNLSMIMVTHNMQQGKRVADYTAFFHLGELVEFGESKEFFENPKEEKTKAYLSGTFG, encoded by the coding sequence ATGATAGCAAAAACAACAAATCTAAATTTATTTTATGGTAAAAAACAGGCTTTATTTGATATTAACATGGAAATACAAAAAAACAAAATTACAGCTTTAATAGGTGCTTCAGGATGTGGTAAATCCACATTTTTGCGTTGTTTTAATAGAATGAATGACAAGATTGCAAAGATAGATGGACTTGTAGAAGTTAATAAAAAAGATGTTAAAAATCAAGATGTAGTGGTGCTTAGAAAAAATGTAGGTATGGTTTTTCAACAACCTAATGTTTTTGTAAAAAGCATTTATGATAATATTTCTTATGCTCCAAAACTCCATGGAATGATCAAAAATAAAGATGAAGAAGATGCTTTGGTGGAAGATTGTCTTAAAAAAGTAGGTCTTTTTGAAGAAGTAAAGGATAAACTAAAACAAAATGCCTTAGCACTTTCTGGCGGGCAACAACAAAGACTTTGTATAGCAAGAGCTTTAGCTATAAAACCAAAATTATTGCTTTTAGATGAACCAACTTCTGCACTTGATCCTATATCTTCAAGTGTTATAGAGGAGCTTATTAAAGAATTAAGTCATAATTTATCTATGATTATGGTAACACATAATATGCAACAAGGCAAACGCGTGGCTGATTATACTGCGTTTTTTCACTTAGGGGAGCTTGTGGAATTTGGTGAAAGTAAGGAATTTTTTGAAAATCCAAAAGAAGAAAAAACCAAGGCTTACTTAAGCGGAACCTTTGGATAA
- the pstA gene encoding phosphate ABC transporter permease PstA: MKKLFKQRKKASKNFKIFCKMGLYINLIFLCIFLSSVGYLGVGAFKQTYIYVESDRNNPSYELLSRAEQRKIRTGQIKEKTWLLANSEVDQYMKKNYNKLSDEQKKLVDELVQKQEIKLSFNVNFFLNGDSKSPENSGIFASIVGTLLVIVVCMIVSIPIGVGAAIYLEEFAPQNVFTHFIEVSINNLASIPSILFGLLGLGVFINLFGMPRSSALVGGLTLAIMSLPIIIVSTKAALKSVDINMKNAAYALGMTKIQMIKGIMLPLAMPMILTGSILTLAGAIGETAPLMIIGMIAFIPDVANSIFAPTSVLPAQIFSWSAMPERAFLERTAAGIIVLLSLLVILNLAAILLRRYFQGKLK, translated from the coding sequence ATGAAAAAACTTTTTAAACAAAGAAAAAAAGCTTCAAAAAATTTTAAAATATTTTGTAAAATGGGGCTTTATATAAACCTTATTTTTCTTTGTATTTTTTTATCAAGTGTAGGGTATCTTGGAGTAGGAGCTTTTAAACAAACTTATATTTATGTAGAATCTGATAGAAACAATCCTTCTTATGAGCTTTTATCGCGTGCTGAACAAAGGAAAATAAGAACAGGACAAATTAAAGAAAAAACTTGGCTTTTAGCAAATTCTGAAGTTGATCAATATATGAAAAAAAACTACAATAAATTAAGTGATGAACAAAAAAAATTAGTTGATGAGTTAGTTCAAAAGCAAGAAATCAAGCTAAGTTTTAATGTGAATTTTTTCCTTAATGGGGATTCTAAATCACCTGAAAATTCAGGAATATTTGCTTCTATAGTTGGAACTTTGCTTGTTATAGTAGTTTGCATGATAGTGAGCATACCTATAGGAGTAGGTGCTGCTATTTACCTTGAAGAATTTGCCCCACAAAATGTATTTACGCATTTTATAGAAGTAAGTATTAATAATCTTGCAAGTATTCCTAGTATTTTATTTGGACTTTTAGGACTTGGAGTATTTATAAATCTTTTTGGAATGCCTCGCTCTAGTGCTTTAGTTGGGGGTCTTACTTTGGCTATTATGAGTTTGCCTATTATCATCGTTTCAACTAAAGCAGCTTTAAAAAGCGTGGATATTAATATGAAAAATGCTGCATATGCTTTAGGTATGACTAAAATTCAAATGATAAAAGGCATAATGCTACCTTTGGCAATGCCTATGATACTTACAGGATCTATTTTAACTCTAGCAGGGGCTATAGGCGAAACTGCACCGCTAATGATTATAGGTATGATAGCTTTTATACCTGATGTAGCAAATAGTATTTTTGCACCAACAAGTGTTTTACCAGCTCAAATTTTTTCATGGTCAGCTATGCCAGAGCGTGCATTTTTAGAAAGAACAGCAGCAGGGATTATAGTGCTTTTATCTCTTTTAGTGATTTTAAATTTAGCTGCAATACTTTTAAGAAGATATTTTCAAGGAAAATTAAAATGA
- the pstC gene encoding phosphate ABC transporter permease subunit PstC: protein MIKEKIIKLTLFLCAFVSVVVSFAIMLTILIEALKFFQKESVFTFLFSSQWAADAAFVGADGSSKHGVFGALSLFWGTFYISLIAMLTALPLGVMCAIYLGVFAGKKSKNYLKPILEIIAGIPTVVFGFFAAIVVAPFIVWFFSLFGIKASFQSALGAGFIMGIMIVPIVASLSQDCIEAVSLKRINGAYALGMTKKEVIFAVILPEAMPGIVAACLLGLSRALGETMIVVMAASLRPNLTMNFLEDMTTVTVKIVEALSGDQAFDSSLALSAFSLGLVLFIITLIINIFSVYLINRFHKRKNL from the coding sequence TTGATAAAAGAAAAAATAATAAAATTAACGCTTTTTCTTTGTGCTTTTGTTAGCGTAGTAGTAAGCTTTGCTATTATGCTAACGATTTTAATAGAGGCATTAAAATTTTTTCAAAAAGAAAGTGTATTTACTTTTTTATTCTCAAGCCAGTGGGCAGCAGATGCTGCATTTGTAGGTGCTGATGGAAGTAGTAAGCACGGAGTTTTTGGTGCTTTGAGTTTATTTTGGGGAACTTTTTATATATCTTTAATAGCTATGCTTACTGCTTTACCTTTAGGTGTAATGTGTGCTATTTATCTTGGAGTATTTGCGGGTAAAAAATCTAAAAACTATTTAAAACCTATTTTAGAAATCATAGCAGGAATTCCTACTGTTGTTTTTGGATTTTTTGCAGCTATAGTAGTAGCTCCTTTTATAGTATGGTTTTTTTCTCTTTTTGGTATCAAAGCTAGTTTTCAAAGTGCTTTAGGTGCAGGTTTTATCATGGGTATTATGATAGTTCCTATTGTGGCTTCTTTATCGCAAGATTGTATTGAAGCAGTAAGTTTAAAAAGGATAAATGGAGCATATGCTTTAGGTATGACTAAAAAAGAAGTTATTTTTGCTGTAATTTTACCAGAAGCAATGCCTGGTATAGTTGCAGCTTGTCTTTTAGGGCTTTCAAGAGCTTTAGGTGAAACAATGATAGTTGTTATGGCTGCTTCATTGCGTCCAAATTTAACAATGAATTTTTTAGAAGATATGACAACTGTAACTGTAAAAATAGTAGAAGCATTAAGTGGTGATCAAGCTTTTGATAGCTCTTTGGCTTTAAGTGCATTTTCTTTAGGACTTGTGCTTTTTATCATTACATTAATCATTAATATTTTTAGCGTTTATTTGATAAATCGCTTCCATAAAAGGAAAAATTTATGA
- a CDS encoding substrate-binding domain-containing protein encodes MKKLLALSVACFISLNAADLKIAGSSTVYPFTSFVAEEYASIKNAKTPIVESIGTGGGFKVFCEGITDISNASRAIKLSEFETCKKLGVSDIVGVMIGYDGIVLAQNKINAPLNISLYDLFLALAKEIPQDGKLIPNPYTNWQQINKNLPNRKITIYGPPSSSGTRDSIEELVMVDISKKIPEYQGVYKTIRQDGVFIPSGENDNLIISKLSVDKEAFGLFGYGFLASNDDKINAAYIDGIKADEKNISEGKYKLARSLFIYMNAKKNPEVFEFAKIYMSDDLAKSGAELEKIGLVPLDEKTLKQTQKHIEEKGLLTDELVKAGKVF; translated from the coding sequence ATGAAAAAACTTTTGGCTTTAAGTGTAGCTTGTTTTATTAGCTTAAATGCGGCGGATTTAAAAATAGCAGGTTCATCTACCGTATATCCTTTTACTTCTTTTGTTGCTGAAGAATATGCTTCTATAAAAAATGCAAAAACACCTATAGTAGAAAGTATTGGCACAGGTGGTGGTTTTAAAGTATTTTGTGAGGGAATTACTGATATTTCTAATGCTTCAAGAGCGATTAAGCTGAGTGAATTTGAAACTTGTAAAAAATTAGGTGTAAGTGATATAGTCGGAGTTATGATAGGTTATGATGGTATAGTTTTAGCTCAAAATAAAATCAATGCTCCATTAAATATAAGCTTATATGATTTATTTTTAGCTTTAGCTAAAGAAATTCCACAAGATGGAAAATTAATCCCAAATCCTTATACTAACTGGCAACAAATCAATAAAAATCTACCAAATAGAAAAATCACAATTTATGGTCCTCCATCAAGCTCAGGGACAAGGGATAGTATAGAAGAGCTTGTGATGGTAGATATTTCTAAAAAAATTCCTGAATATCAAGGTGTATATAAAACTATACGCCAAGATGGAGTATTTATACCAAGTGGTGAAAATGACAATCTAATTATTTCAAAACTTTCTGTTGATAAAGAAGCTTTTGGGCTTTTTGGATATGGATTTTTAGCTAGCAATGATGATAAGATTAATGCTGCTTATATTGATGGTATAAAGGCTGATGAAAAAAATATCTCTGAAGGAAAGTATAAACTAGCTCGTTCTTTATTTATATATATGAACGCTAAGAAAAATCCAGAAGTATTTGAATTTGCAAAAATTTATATGAGTGATGATTTAGCTAAAAGCGGAGCAGAGTTAGAAAAGATAGGATTAGTTCCTTTAGATGAAAAAACTTTAAAACAAACCCAAAAACATATAGAAGAAAAAGGTTTATTAACTGATGAGCTTGTTAAAGCAGGGAAAGTTTTTTGA
- a CDS encoding response regulator transcription factor, whose amino-acid sequence MLNIILIEDDKDLNELITLRLSQENIKIYSYFDFFDLEYFLDKNEIDLIIMDRNLPSGDSVELIKQLRKKGYIEPVIFLSAKTLQKDILEGFEQGCDDYICKPFDFNELLFRIKAVTKRNKIPKEQISYQDFTLYIEERKLIYQTNIFENLSTLDIELLKCFFNHKNQLLSRQFLSEQVWKNDTTSDKTINTAILRLKQKIPQIKENIISVRSVGYKLC is encoded by the coding sequence ATGCTAAATATTATTTTGATAGAAGATGATAAAGATTTAAATGAATTAATCACTCTAAGATTAAGTCAAGAAAATATAAAAATTTATAGTTATTTTGATTTTTTTGACTTAGAATATTTTTTAGATAAAAATGAAATAGATTTAATCATCATGGATAGAAATTTACCAAGTGGTGATAGTGTAGAATTAATAAAGCAACTAAGAAAAAAAGGTTACATAGAGCCTGTGATTTTTCTTAGCGCAAAGACTTTGCAGAAAGATATTTTAGAAGGATTTGAACAAGGTTGTGATGATTATATATGCAAACCTTTTGATTTTAATGAGCTTTTATTTAGAATCAAAGCCGTAACCAAAAGAAATAAAATTCCAAAAGAACAAATTTCTTATCAAGATTTTACTTTATATATAGAAGAAAGAAAGTTAATTTATCAAACAAATATATTTGAAAATTTATCAACCCTAGATATAGAATTGCTCAAGTGTTTTTTTAATCACAAAAATCAACTTTTAAGCCGTCAGTTTCTAAGCGAACAAGTTTGGAAAAATGACACAACAAGTGATAAGACAATCAATACAGCTATTTTAAGATTAAAACAAAAAATTCCACAAATTAAAGAAAATATCATCTCAGTGCGCTCGGTAGGTTATAAATTGTGTTAA